One part of the Solanum dulcamara chromosome 8, daSolDulc1.2, whole genome shotgun sequence genome encodes these proteins:
- the LOC129899722 gene encoding 2-hydroxyisoflavanone dehydratase-like has protein sequence MDSCDNEVLIDLSPVIRVFKDGRIERIFRSPHVPPSPEDSATGVSSKDVTISLDLKARIFLPKLSRITANNQKLPILVYFHGGGFCVGSTFSFLSQRYLNLLCSESTAIILSVEYPLVPEHPFSAIFEDSWKALQWVASHVLENPKIEKEPWLIDHGDFKKFFVGGDSAGGNIAHHLVLRAGIEELNGKVKILGGILSFPYFLSSSENRGDSLLSKIWVFVNPSSENGIDDPKINPLVEKASRLAELGCLKMLVCVAEKDELRNLGICYAEAVEKSGKLVEVVDIEGEGHCFQILNPESDKAKNLIKCIADFIKLSSV, from the coding sequence ATGGATTCCTGCGACAATGAGGTGCTAATTGATCTTTCTCCGGTCATTCGCGTCTTCAAAGACGGCCGGATTGAACGTATTTTCCGCTCACCTCACGTTCCTCCGTCACCGGAAGATTCCGCTACCGGCGTTTCCTCCAAAGACGTCACCATTTCATTAGACCTCAAAGCCAGAATCTTTCTCCCAAAGCTCTCAAGAATCACTGCTAATAATCAAAAGCTCCCTATCTTAGTGTATTTTCACGGCGGCGGTTTTTGTGTTGGGTCCACTTTCTCTTTCCTCTCCCAACGTTACCTTAACCTCTTATGTTCCGAATCTACCGCTATTATTCTCTCTGTAGAATATCCACTTGTTCCAGAGCATCCTTTTTCTGCAATTTTCGAAGATTCTTGGAAAGCTCTTCAATGGGTTGCCTCTCATGTTCTTGAAAACCCCAAAATCGAAAAAGAACCATGGTTAATTGACCATGGAGATTTCAAGAAATTCTTCGTCGGCGGCGACAGTGCCGGAGGTAACATAGCTCACCATTTGGTGCTTAGAGCTGGAATTGAGGAATTGAATGGTAAAGTTAAAATCTTGGGTGGGATTCTTTCTTTCCCATACTTTCTATCGTCGAGCGAAAACAGGGGAGATAGTTTGTTAAGTAAGATTTGGGTGTTTGTAAATCCGTCATCTGAGAATGGAATTGATGATCCAAAGATTAATCCTTTAGTTGAAAAAGCTTCAAGATTGGCAGAGTTGGGTTGTTTGAAGATGTTAGTGTGTGTAGCAGAGAAAGATGAGCTGAGAAATTTGGGGATTTGTTATGCAGAAGCTGTGGAGAAAAGTGGGAAATTAGTAGAGGTGGTTGATATTGAAGGAGAAGGACATTGCTTTCAGATTTTGAATCCTGAGAGTGACAAAGCCAAAAATTTGATAAAGTGTATTGCTGATTTTATCAAACTGTCAAGTGTATAA
- the LOC129900737 gene encoding uncharacterized protein LOC129900737: MVSLETPPRSVDPNSGPRISFSSDFLDEKNFISITPNSQTEKKREKELNAAEFEFLSSNFTTGNMTTAEELIFEGKLLPYWQIHHAEKLNKISLKTEHAEEQVNEKQGNSKEEESRPVNWFIDEDPSPRPPTCTVLWKELLRLKKQKQKPSSLSPSSSSSSSSSSSSNSEVSPTDESKEKHVVDKIKKRLERSKSATIRVRPLINVPICRQGKNNAIPPIFPLKKGRVER; this comes from the coding sequence ATGGTATCCTTAGAAACTCCACCTAGATCTGTTGATCCGAATTCGGGCCCTCGAATTTCCTTCTCCTCAGACTTTCTTGATGAGAAAAACTTCATATCCATTACTCCAAATTCTCAAACAGAGAAAAAGCGCGAAAAGGAGCTTAATGCAGCAGAATTTGAGTTCCTATCCAGCAATTTCACAACTGGAAACATGACGACAGCCGAAGAGCTGATTTTCGAAGGCAAATTACTTCCCTATTGGCAAATCCACCACGCTGAAAAACTCAACAAGATTAGTCTCAAAACAGAGCATGCTGAGGAACAAGTGAATGAAAAACAGGGGAATAgtaaagaagaagagagtagGCCAGTAAATTGGTTTATTGATGAAGATCCATCTCCTAGGCCACCAACATGTACTGTTTTATGGAAGGAGTTATTAAGattgaaaaaacaaaaacagaAGCCTTCCTCTTTATCaccttcttcatcatcatcatcgtctTCTTCTTCGAGCTCGAATTCCGAAGTTTCACCAACAGATGAAAGCAAAGAGAAGCATGTAGTGGACAAGATTAAGAAAAGATTGGAGAGATCTAAATCAGCAACTATAAGAGTAAGACCTTTGATTAATGTGCCAATTTGTAGACAGGGGAAAAACAATGCAATACCACCTATTTTTCCTCTTAAGAAAGGAAGAGTAGAGAGATGA